The DNA segment ACTCTGCGTCGGGTTGGCCAACAAGTCCTCGCCAGAACggctgaaaatataaaacagcttCGTGAAGTTTTGGTGAACGATACCATAGCATATTTTATCTCaagaaaaatttataaaaaaaacccATAGTAAATACATTTAAGACACACTTAAGTACAAGTTTgagaaacgtttttttattattttcattttacagCTTCTTTGCAAATGCCGATGAACACGTTTAAGGcgaagtatatatagtagggtggtggaagatgaaaaaacacgattaggatatttggttattttatgCTACGGTGTCTCGtattccccatcctactatatctaacAGTAAATAAACTCGTTGGATTTGATTTCTGTCGGTTACGTAATTGGTAACACTTGATTCTAGAAGGCAGCACGCAATGGtatagtggtgtgggggaagatgggacacctttagcacagaatatccaaatatcctggtcgtgttttaaacaattaacaacggtctataagagtcgtgaggataccgttttataattttttaaatgttctttgtttactattaagtaggacgagaaaacagaatgaaaaggtgttccaacttcccccacctactatattcAGGCTTTAGCGGACCAAACGACTATGTAGTTTATATCCATGCTCGATAGTTCACAATGTCATACCTTAGTGTAAGGCGGCCTGGGTGCAAGTTCCATATTATTGCTCTGTAGCGCCCCTGCCGACACGATCTGTGCGGAAGACATAGATGCCATACTTTGTAACACTTTGTCTTTAGTCGCCTGGTCCTTCAAAATTGGTCGGTATCAATACATAGTACACGACAATACAGGCTAAGTGGCATTTATATACCACACGTATATATAGTGTATGGTGGTTTAGAAGCTACgcttattataataataataaatattataataataatacatagaaaaaaattaaaatctaaaaaaattattcactAAGGAagtcgtaagctggtacgaggtgtatgaactagaacactcgtgttacgaggactgtcgttttttgtaaaaaaataagcatagtcgctacacctagcagacaaacgagccatttatgtttaattattattaagttagacttctaatagaaacaaaagtgtgcgtaaataATAGTTATGGCCTATTAAGTTTTACCCTTGTGTTTTTTCAGCGAATACCATTTTGCTATTTATGCAATAAGAATGCTGCGACGGGTCTTTGACACTCTACATTTAGTCCCCATATACGAGTTATAGTAGTAAGCTCCTTATTCAAGAAGCAAACAGAGTTGTATTTACACCTTACGACTTTATTGAATTTCTTTTATGATTTTACCTCAACGCAAATACGGTGAACTATGTAACTACAAGAAGCGAATTGTTATGCTGCTTACGAACTACTGCTTTATAGCATGAGTTAAATTTCCTATAAAAGTTACCCCACCTTGAATTGAGATTGCATTTCCCTTGATTTTCTTCGGGCCAAAACTTGTATGTGACTGGAAACCTGTAGAATGATAAAGTTAAGACACCAATTT comes from the Ciona intestinalis unplaced genomic scaffold, KH HT001015.1, whole genome shotgun sequence genome and includes:
- the LOC104266198 gene encoding transcriptional enhancer factor TEF-3-like isoform X1, which encodes MQSQFKDQATKDKVLQSMASMSSAQIVSAGALQSNNMELAPRPPYTKPFWRGLVGQPDADIKPFSNPPYALQAPGSALVGSSLPTSNVSIPASRPGQTISSG
- the LOC104266198 gene encoding transcriptional enhancer factor TEF-5-like isoform X2 translates to MQSQFKATKDKVLQSMASMSSAQIVSAGALQSNNMELAPRPPYTKPFWRGLVGQPDADIKPFSNPPYALQAPGSALVGSSLPTSNVSIPASRPGQTISSG